The window GTTTGGTGTCTCGGCAGCTCTGCctgtgtgctctgtgtgtttttcTGGATATTGTACTCTTGGTAAAGTTATTCTCTTTTTTCAGGCCAGCTCTAGGTTGTGCATGTTGTCCTGATCTCCTGCATTTCTGCCAGCAGGTCGTCCATCCTGAAGGTTTGTGGTGAGCGGCCCTGGAGATGGACGTTCTGATCCTGCAAGAACTCTGCCACCAGctgaggacagacagacagacagacttgGCAGCATCTTTCTGAGTAGTGCTGAGACTCCCCTGGGACTGGGGattaatgagtggaatggggtATGATCACAACTGGATTACTCTTTCCTTCCTGACCTAGACTTGCATCAAGTGGTGcctctttgttttaaatatgtGGTCAAGGGGCAGGCTGAAAAGCAAGTGATCAGTCTTCTCTCCTGCTCAAGCTATATGTAAGGACAGAAgagcttgttcagaacccttattttatcatcctcaccgtaatattcccttatctcttgtttgtcctgtttgtctgtcctaattagattgtaaaatctgtcgagcagggaccgtctcttcatgttcaagtgtacagcactgcgtatgtctagtagcgctatagaaatgataagtagtagtagtagtagaaagtcaTGCCAGATGCACAGGCTGAGGGAAAGGGCAGCCCTTCTCATCCCCCACTGCTCTTGGGGCTCAGGGCTACTCCCAGGGAACCATGTCGCACCACTcaatacataagaacagccatactgggtcagaccagcatTTAGGCAGTatcttcttccaacagtggccaatccaggtcacaagcacctgagacctagattccatgctactaatcctgaggcaagcagtggcttcccctatgtccataaagttttttttttattattattattatctcaaCTTGTCCAAGTGGCCAGAAGTTATGCGTACAGGTATTAGAATTACTAACGATCGTGCACCCAACCTCCTACATTTACACCACCATTGAGTTAGTGTAAGTGCTGGCACataaagttaggtgtgtaaacacagacttacactagtattttataacagcagtTGCCACTTGTGCTTATCTCGCATCATCctggcatctaactttaggcgatGTATAGATGATtatcccccaccccaacccccgcaTAACTCTGCATTTTTCATTATAAAACTCATCACAAGCAGTCGATCATTCCCAAAAACTCTCATCATTCCCCTTTCTGTCTGGAGAGGAAGAACGACAGACTCGAGTATTTTTCTTAAAACCCAGGTCcttccaagttcattttaatgaGTGGTAGAGGAGACAGATAACACACGAGAACAAAACGGTTACACGCTACAGTGAGACATTGAAAAAATAGATAATATcatataatatatttataatatAACATTCATCTTTATTGTACCCCCAAAGCCCATCCTCCCACCGCTCACCCCAGCTTCAGCCCCATCTTTGCTGAACCGTCTGTTCCCAGAGATGCAGCTGATGGAACATGGGGGAAGGTGAGTCGGAAACGAGCTGCACGGGGACACTGGTGTCTTTGATATTGTTAAGTGTTGAGCGGACAGTCTCTGTTTGTGGTTTTATTACTTGCTTTACGTGTTTTTATCAGTTGTGTTCTAGCTGTGTTCCTTATTTTGTTATGCTTTGAGTTTTTATGTTACGTGCTGTGATCTGATGAGCAGAAGGATTGTTGGCTTGGCAGAATAGaaataaatatgataaaatgatCAGAGGTGACAGATTCGCCCACCATCAGCAGATTCTTTCAGGAAAAGAATTTTACAGAGGGGGGAGTTGgcatccttccctctgcctctttccttctctgtctCTACCAGTGAATATCTGAGGGATTAATGTCATTTATTGAACACGAGAGGCAGGGGACTCTCCGCTTCGTGTTCATAAGTGCAGTGGCTGATGAAGGAATGTGTTTTGAATTTGTTGAGTGCTTTATGATTGGGGTGTGAGACTCCTTGTTTCCCCTCCCCAAAACTGATCCTGATCAATCTTCAAGGAAAATGGACTAGAAGCCACATTGACACTGGAGGCTCAGAGTTTGGCCTTTAGTTGCATCGCAGATTGCTGGCCCCGTCTTTCTCGCCCAACATCCTCTGGTCTTCTGAGTCGCTGCTGTGTCCCTTCTCGGCCTCTCTTTCCTCGGGGCCTTGCTCATATGACTGGGAAATTCACAAAAGGGAGCACAGGACATGGAAAAGGAGTCAGGAAAATCTCTGCCCATCATATTTCTCATTCCCTTTTCTTGCTGTCAttcacttccttccttcctattACATCCCCATTCTCTATTCATAttcccatttctttttttccccatttctctTTTCCTCTTCACCATCTTTCTATCCCCATCTCTTCtagtctcgctctctctctctctttcttcctctccctGTCTTTCTGCCTTCTCATttatccctcctcctcctcatctttATTCATCTCTCTTATCTTTTTCTGAGTCGTTTCCTTCCTTTAttttccctctcttctgttttcttcTGATCCTCCTTCAGTCTCTCCCTGtcttctcttctctctgtctATGTGTCCTCTGTCCACCACCCACCCTCTCCATCTCTGCTTTACCTGCCTTCACCTCTCACCTCCATAGGGTTGACTATAATGGTCAATGCAGAATCATCCCAGAACATCTCATTGTCTTTTCCGCCTGCACCGCTGTCCTCCTGGCTGACTCGCCGGTGGATGGAATGGATGCGGAAGATGCCAAGGACAACCATCAGGGCCAGGAACCCCACACACACGATGATAATGATGGTGGCAGCATTAGGGACCACTATGAAGTTGGGAAAGAGAGAAACTGTACTAAGCAACACTCAGCCTCTATTGCTTTTGCCCTTGTGTTTCTCAGTCCCCCTCCAAAGCAGAACAATCCTTTGATCAGAACAGACAAGTTtccgcatgcccccccccctcacagatattcccttctcccccctacccccctccatccagcagtcTCTGTTTATATGAAACATCTTCTCTGACCTCAGTCATTGTGCACCATTCATGAACAAAAATTCTCCAGTTCAGACAACGGAGCAATGTATCCTGGTGTCTACCCGACCTCCCCAAGGCCAAAAGAAAACCAGAACAATAGAATATCTCTAACATGCAGTAGGTGAATGAGTTACTGACCAGTAAATATTCTACAACATAGTACTGAAAGGCCTTTAAAAAGCCTAGAAGTCTCCAGAGGATCCACAGTATTAGACCTTTCTAGAGCAAAATCATCATTCAGTGTTTCAGTCTTCCAGAACTTTCTAACAGATGCAGCCCCTCCCCTTTAGAATATCTTAGAACAGCCTCCTAATAAATGGTTGGTGAAGACTGTTAACAAAACAAAGGAGTTCTTTTATTACCAACCATTAGGACCCGTTTTAAACGTATTGGCCCCTGCCGCAGTCGGCATGTTCTGATCGTTAGTAAAAGAACTTTCAAAACCAGCTTTTCATCGCTGTCTCCCACGATACGGGCCGACACTTACTGGAGTAGTGATGGTTACTTCCCAAGTTATGTTTGGTCATCTCAGGAGCGATTTGATGAGCGCCGTGCAGGTATTGCTGTGCAGTGAGGGCATGGTTGGGGTGGGCTGGCCGGTTCATGCTGTGCAGGACATTCACCTGGGAAAAAGCAAGACGGGAGTCAGACATGAAGGTGCCGAGAAGAGAAAAGCGAGATTCGGTTACAATGATCATTCACTTATGTGTTTCTGTTCATCTCGTACGTGCACACAACACACGCAAGATCCCATATGTGCACACGCATTCcccacattcacacacacacacacacacacactgtcgtATACATCAGTGCTAATGTAGTAATTGGTCATCTATGGCAGATCAAGGTGAATTACAATTAATTCATTTACATTACGCATAAAATAGTATACATACAATGCTATaacaaaatgaaggaaagctgcaGTAATAAAATACTAAAagctcacccctcccccaccggGAGTGTATTCTAGAACTGGGACCTAACGGGGAAAAGGATTTCTTTCATGCACCCTCCAGTTTCACCTCCCCCCAAGGATACGTATTAGCTGAAGTGTGCAGGCTGCATTATACGCTTTCAAGCAGTTCACTAAATACACCGGACCCAAGTTATGCGAAGCCCTTAAAAATCAGTGACACTGTTTAACTTTATTCTAAAGTTCAACATTAACTAGTGCAACTCAGAAAGAATGAGGGAAATAGGATCCCTTCAGTGCCCTGCTCCCTCTTCACGTACACATACGTACTGTACAGGCAACCACGCATCTGCTGCCCGTTCACCCACCGTTCATACACCCAGCTCCTACCTCCACAGTTAACTCGTTACTGGAATATCGTCCATTCATTTCTGTGCAGGAGAGACGAAATTTCCTCTCGTACAGGGCCACGCCCCGTCTGATACGATAGCGCACCTGTCTCAGGACTTCTTCATAGACAGCGATGCTCTCCACACCTgcaggggaaagggggtggggcttgGGTTATACAGTCTTATCGTGCAACTCAGGTGCTCTCCGCCCCTGCAGTATCAATCAAAAACaggaggaagggggtggagaAAAGTTGAGAAAATATACCTGGtatgagggagagaagagagagagaggatgaggCAAATTACCTGCAATGGTGAGATAAGCTGAGGCATTGATCAGTTCTAATCCTCGCTGCTGCAGTAAGGAGAGGTCTACGAGGAGAACCTCCTTCTCTGGGTCCAGGTCATCTCCTACCAGCGAAATTTCACAGCCATCCAGGTTATGGACAATCTCGTCAGACATCCGAGTGTCCATCACTGTGCAAAGGTTATATGAAAGCAAGAGTTAAGGGAAATctgtattccctccccccccccccccacacacccacaTGCTCTCCCAGGAATCTGTGCCCTCCTCCCTACGCTCTCCCCTGTGACATTCCCAGGAATCTGTCCCTTCTCCCCCTCACATTCTCCTAGGATTCTTTACCCAGTTACATGGAAATTAGTTGggctccagccaatattcagacctgtgCCCAGTTAATCTGACAGATCTCGTTTGGACGGACCTTTTTGCTGTCCAAACTTTCTGCACTTCCTTAGCCAGTTAATGGACTGAATGTCGCTGTAAGTGACAGCTTCACTCACTGAGAGCCCAGCACTCACCAGATAATACCTCAGCAGTACtgcccagttaaatgctgctgaattttAGCAGCTGGCCCGCTCAGCGTGGTGTAAGGGGGCGGGAGATTCAACCacactgaatatcaacctctaggtttttttgtttctctgttatTACATTTCTCTGTACTTGCTGAAGTCAGCTCCATTTCTTGAACCTTATGCTTTCTACAGTGAAAgatacagcctgtctccccttctCACGTAGGGCAACTGAACTCAGCTTGACTCAGACTTGACTTTCCCTCTGTCTGGACCTACTGATGCACATCCCTCTTTCTCATCATATCATTTCCTGGACATGACAACAAGACAGTGCACAGCTACCAGAACTGAGGCCTATTCACATCACTTTCTGAATTTACGACATCTCATTTCTGTGCCAGCAAGCAATGTTCCTTCATATTCCTAACACCCTTGAATTCTTTCCCTAGAACTTTTACTTCCTGTCTCTAGAACCACCAACTCTTGTACTTGGAAACATGAGTGTCTACTGCTAAAAAGAACCTATTTCCTGTCTCTACAGCCAGTGCTTCCTGTCTCTACAGCCAGTGTTTCctgcctctaaaacccactgcttCCTGTCTCTACAGCCAGTGTTTCctgcctctaaaacccactgcttCCTGTCTCTACAGCCAGTGTTTCCTGTCTCTAGAACCCACTGCTTCCTGTCTCTACAGCCAGTGCTTCctgcctctaaaacccactgcttCCTGTCTCTACAGCCAGTGCTTCCTGTCTCTAGAACCCACTGCTTTCCCTGTCTCTAGAACCCACTGCTTCCTGTCTCTACAGCCAGTGTTTCCTGTCTCTAGAACCCACTGCTTTCCCTGTCTCTAGAACCCACTGCTTCCTGTCTCTACAGCCAGTGTTTCCTGTTTCTAGAACCCACTGCTTTCCCTGTCTCTAGAACCCACTGCTTCCTGTCTCTACAGCCAGTGTTTCCTGTCTCTAGAGCCACTGCTTCCTGTCTCTACAGTCACTGTTTCCAAGATGCCTACCTGTGCCTTGCCAGCTTTCGTCCTTTTTGGTCTCCACCTGGTGGGAAATGGAGCACATGATTTGCAGTTCTGGGAAGATGGGCACTCCTTCAGGTCTCTCAAACTCTGAGGCAGGACGGGCAAAATGGGATTTACTACTCAGTGTTATCTGCGGAGCATCAGGCTGCAACACCACCACGTAACCCTCCACATCTGGGATAGAGACACAGGATTCCTCACTGAAACAtctggaagggagaagagcaagtAAAGAGAATATTCAGAGAACAATTAACTATAGATAGGTAGAATATTCCATCTGGTGGTACCAATGGAGCGCCTTCTAGCAGCCAGCAGGCTGATTTAGAATAGAAACACTGAGCTTCAGATTCCTGTACCGATTCTCCAGTCTCATTCTTGTGATCCCCAAACAGATCAATGTCTCAGGATGTCCTCAATGAATATACATCAGATATGATTGAATATGTTTGGGCTAAGAATCCAGCTAATGATATTTCAGTtaccctgaaaaccagaccaATCAATGGAGCATGAGAGCCGTTATAATAAATTGCCTGATGTGGAGCAAAGTCAGTGGCAAAGAGGCAGCAGGAAGAAATAAGAGAAAAACATGTGGGAAAGCACAAATCAGAAAGCTTAAGGGGAGAATGTGACATTACTGTGATGGCTGAGTTGTAAGCACGCATGCAGAGAAACAGGGGCTCAGCAGTGTCCCCTCTAAGCTGcataggagtcctccacctacatcaGTACTGGTAGTGATGGTGAGAGGCAGGCAAGTACCCTGGGAGTCTCACAGAGCTAACCTGCCCTTAGAACTGAAACATGATATGACAAATGCAGGAGAAGGACTCCTGCACACCTTATAGGGAGctttggggggagaggaggatgttTGGTGCTTGCTTGGTTAGTGGGACATGAAACTATGTAATATTGCTTATCATCTAGCCAGGAGAGGTTGAATGCACGATCACAGCCTTTCACTATGTAAGACTTGAGATGACTTTGGTTTTTAGGACAATATTCTGCTCCTTGTTTTTGTCACTGGGTGACTCACTTGACAATGGTGGAGAGTTTGAGGGGCCGAACCCCAGATGTGGCAAAGCGTAGGGAGTTCATGTAGGCAACATGCTGGATAGCGTGGTTGAAAGTTTCCACATCATCTCCCTCCAAGGTCAGGAGAGACTGAGAGGGATTGACATGGACCTGCgggaaaagggaaagaaaagcagttagaaaagaaatgaaaaaaaaaaacaaataaagtgaaacagagagagaggaaagaaagaaaatttgGACCAATACTCAAAAGCATTTATGCAATCAGCAATCAACTGATACATACATTTGGCTGTTCTATACATCTGTCAAGGAAAAGGGGCAGAGTGAGGATACTCTTAAAAGGAAGAATCAGCCACTGATCATAGAAATTATACATGTATGTGTCAACACCCAGATAGCAGGTGTAGATTCTGAATGTATGATAAACATATAAAGTTACAGACAGACTTGCAAAACAGTGTTTAAAAGTAAGAGTGGTGCTGAAAATACACAGTTATACATTTGAAATTTCTATGATCATCAGCCATCTGAGTATCTACCTCATTATCTCACTTGCTGCAAACTGCCTGTGATGCTCGATGTCCTACATcttgtcatccccccccccccctcttcgtgGGTCCATAAAACACAGTCAGTCTGATTAAGCTGCCCCTGGTGCTGAATAGACTGTCTTTCTCATGTGTGTCTATAACAAACATCCTCATTCTATAAACGGGTAACCAACAGTGCTGCAAAATATTACAATATTAGCAGCTTACATACGTGTTGACACCtataatttgcagttatgtgccTAAGTGCATCCAGCAGCACCATGCACAGTTCAATGAGGCACTGACTGTATTGTATACActcctggagagagagagaggggagagagagagagaaaaagagaggggggagagagagagaagggagagagagagagagaggggggggagagagaggggagagagagagagaaagagaggggagagagagagaggggagagagagagagagaggggagagagagagagagaggggggagagagagagagaggggagagagagagagaaagagaggggggggagagagagagggagagagaggggaggagagagagaggagggagagaggagagagagagggggagagagagagagagagagagaggagaggggagagagagagagagagagaggggagagagagagagagagaggggagagagaggggggagagagagaggaggggggggggggggagagagaggagaggggagagagagagaggagagagagagaggagagagagagagagaactagtggatgagtggttagagcacctgtcttcaAATCCAGAggcggccagttcaaatcccactgctgctccttgtgatcttgggcaagtcacttaaccctccaatgcctcaggtacaaacttagattgtgaacccttttgggacagggaactacctagtgtacctgaatgtaactcaccttgagctactaatgaaaaaggtgtgagcaaactccaaataaataaataattaagcaCCATGGACAGCTCAATCAGGCATGGACTGTATTAAATACACTCCCATGcgtgtggtgggggtgggaggaacaGGACATCCAGTACCATGGACAACTCTATGCAGTTTTaaattggcagtaatttgcattctCATTTTTTACAGCATACTGAAGTATTTTGGGATCACTAATCTTGATGTAGAGCCAGGTGCTGAGCCAGCTCTACCACTAGGCTATCTGCATTGGCCCCACAGTCAGGGACTGACTGAACTGTCTATGGTACTGCTGAGGgtctagttccccccccccccccccaccaccaccatggtGGGCCTGTGATACAGAGACTAAGGTTTGCTTATGtcctgtctcccccctccccacacctttTTACTGGGTCTGTGATATACAAAGACTGAATAAGCTGATCTTTGTAGTGCTGAATATCCTGCACTgtctcctccaccccccacccctcccattaGTAGGTCTGTGATGCACTGAGCCTAGCTGAGCTGTCCATGGTACTGCTGAATGTCGAATTTCTCCTATGATGTGAGCTTCACAGAAGTGCTGTCTACCACTGACCAGGGCTTGATTGAGCTGTGCATGCTCTTGGTTAGACTTTTTGTTATGCTATACCACTCCTATGGGCTGTGTTGTATTGAGTCGTTGAGACAAGGATTTTACCTTCATTCCTTTTCCAAGGCTGTCAAAGTCACTATAGTCCAAACCTTCACGACAGGCATAAAGACACTCTATCACTTCGCGGCTCTCCAGTTTTCCTGGACGGACTGTGAAGCCGGCCAGGTAGCCATGAAAATATCGATATATCTGCACTGAGTCTCCTAAAGGGAAATATTGAAGAGCATCAAAGGAGAAAGAGACAGATAGAAGGCAGCAAAGAGATAGAGAAGCTGACAAACAACCCACATAGAAAGCAATACCTTGGGATGCAACTGTGGAGTTTTCAgtcgttttttctttcttttcatctgcaagaaagaaaaatgtaCAATAAAGAACACGATTTTAGAGACAGCGTGATCTGACATATGACACAGCCCTTGTGCTTATCTCCCCCATAGAAACAaggaaaatgtcagcagataaagatcatatggactatccagcctgcccatccacaCCATCTGCTAAACTCTACAATTCCTTCCTTTTCCTTGAAGATCATCTGTGCATAGAAACGTtgaaaatgatggtagataaagaccatgtggcctatccagtctgcccacccataCCATCTACTAACCCTTCCTCTGccctagagatcctatatacttgtcccaagaattcagatatagtcttcatctccaccacctccaccagaaaGCCATTCCACCAATTCACCACTCTTCCCATAAAGAAGtattctgagtctatcccctctcaccttcatcctatgcccctcattccagagcttcctttcaactgaacgAGACCCACCTCCTgtaccatggaggtatttaaactgCTCCATCATATTTtcatctcctgcctttcttctaaagAATACATactaagatctttaagtctgtccccataagctGGAAAATGGTCTGTGGTTTCATCAGAACAAGTACAAGGAAAAACTTacaagatctcaatatatatattctggaagaaaggtggaagacAGGAATCGATTTCTCTCTATCTCTCGTTCTCTAtctctgtgtctctctcctttctctttctctctctctctctcctcaatctttGTAACTCAATCTCTTCCCATAGATCTATTATTAGAAGATTTTAATATCTGAGGAGTCAGATTTTACATTTGTATTGGGCCCTCAGATcgtatttttcagcaccataaacTGATTCTGCACTAAATCTTCATGAATTAAGCTACATTTGTtttctctgggttttttttttaaatctccaacAATTCCTCAGTCTTCTTCGGAATAAAAAGTATCTTTGGATGGAACTGCTCACATCAAGCCATGTTGGGTAGATTAcctgtccagcatgcaccaaTCATGAGGTGGATTTCATGCCTGGGAGGGTGAAGGAGCCCATTGTCATGAATAAGAGCAGGATCATAGGACACCCCATCAACAAAGAGTGTGACGGTGGGAAACTCCAGATTCAGTGCATAATGGTGCCACTCGTCATCACAGACCTGTGGTATGGATAAAAAGCAGGAGGGACCACAgagagaaataaaggaaaaacaaGAAGGTTATTTCAATGAAGAAGGAAGGAAAATGGAGAAAGAATGTAGACAACTCACATACTTAAGAGTTCTCCTTGATTATCAACTTGCCTTTGACCTACAGAGAGCCTCTGTTATGAAATCTAGTTGTTTGACACTAAGCTACATCCATACTATTTGAAACTACATAGGTGAGCCTGCTTGTTTAACCCTTGTTTTTGCTCTAGTTATACtggacttgactactgcaatatcgCAACTGCTGGTATTACTTCTGCTGTCGTCAAAAGGTCAATCAGTTCAAAACACCTCTGTTAGACTCCCTACCCATGTGTGATACTTTGATCATGTAACTCCATTGCTGTTCTGTCACTGTGGGTTTGCAGTATCTTCTCAAATCCAGCATAAAATTCTAACCCTGATTCATAAGGCTCTTTATAATGAatcctactactacaaatcatttctacagcgctaccagtcgtacgcagcgcttcacaattgaacatgaagaaaagacagtccctgctcaaaagagcttacaatctaaatca is drawn from Microcaecilia unicolor chromosome 14, aMicUni1.1, whole genome shotgun sequence and contains these coding sequences:
- the CLSTN3 gene encoding calsyntenin-3 yields the protein MESVMGTVRLSCSSPRHPLLHHLLLSLRLLFLASLLHSGACNKANKHKPWIEAEYQGIVMENDNTVLLNPPLFALDKDAPLRYAGEICGFRVHGQGAPFEAVIQDKSTGEGLIRAKEPVNCEVQKEHTFTIQAFDCGEGPDGANTKKSHKATVHVRVNDVNEFAPVFVEKVYRVAVTEGKMYDLVLKVEATDGDCSPQYSQICYYEILTPNVPFVIDNDGNIKNTEKLDYKGDQQYRFTVTAYDCGKKRASDDAEVEIQVKPTCKPSWLDWNKRIEYLPGAGSMALFPHIHLETCEEPLWNIQATVELQTNHVAKGCDRDNYSEKSLRRICGASTGEIDLLPAPAPNSNWTAGLSIHYSQDSSLIYWFNGSQATSVPLGVVQDGLSDHFTLSFWMKHALGSGKLKKEEETVICNTIKNEDSYSHYSLAVHGCRISFLYWSLVDSAHPVKFLWKLEQVCDDEWHHYALNLEFPTVTLFVDGVSYDPALIHDNGLLHPPRHEIHLMIGACWTDEKKEKTTENSTVASQGDSVQIYRYFHGYLAGFTVRPGKLESREVIECLYACREGLDYSDFDSLGKGMKVHVNPSQSLLTLEGDDVETFNHAIQHVAYMNSLRFATSGVRPLKLSTIVKCFSEESCVSIPDVEGYVVVLQPDAPQITLSSKSHFARPASEFERPEGVPIFPELQIMCSISHQVETKKDESWQGTVMDTRMSDEIVHNLDGCEISLVGDDLDPEKEVLLVDLSLLQQRGLELINASAYLTIAGVESIAVYEEVLRQVRYRIRRGVALYERKFRLSCTEMNGRYSSNELTVEVNVLHSMNRPAHPNHALTAQQYLHGAHQIAPEMTKHNLGSNHHYSMVPNAATIIIIVCVGFLALMVVLGIFRIHSIHRRVSQEDSGAGGKDNEMFWDDSALTIIVNPMESYEQGPEEREAEKGHSSDSEDQRMLGEKDGASNLRCN